In a single window of the Chionomys nivalis chromosome 11, mChiNiv1.1, whole genome shotgun sequence genome:
- the LOC130884464 gene encoding selection and upkeep of intraepithelial T-cells protein 7-like, whose amino-acid sequence MMSSEKLMVTTPTRHVVARAGGQAELSCQVTPPRSVESMEMRWLRHGHFRSVNLYRGSHGAHGEAAPEYVNRTEFVKDAIGKGRVVLRIHNISISDDGPYQCSFNEWFH is encoded by the coding sequence AGAAACTGATGGTAACCACTCCCACAAGACATGTGGTAGCTAGAGCAGGAGGCCAGGCTGAGCTCAGCTGCCAGGTGACCCCACCACGCAGTGTGGAGTCTATGGAGATGCGTTGGCTAAGGCATGGCCATTTCCGATCTGTTAACCTGTACAGAGGTAGCCATGGAGCGCATGGAGAAGCTGCACCTGAATATGTGAACCGCACAGAGTTTGTGAAAGATGCCATTGGGAAGGGCAGAGTGGTCCTCAGAATTCATAATATCAGCATTTCTGATGATGGACCTTACCAATGTTCATTTAATGAGTGGTTTCATTGA